Below is a genomic region from Streptomyces ferrugineus.
AAGAGGACGGCGGCACCTGGTCCTTGGGCCGCGGACACCTGTCGGTGCAGGCGTCGGCGGCTCCGCAGCCGTTGCTTCGCAGCTTGGCCCGCTGCTCCTCGGTCGCCGGCTGCCACGGCTTCCGCAGTTCCTTCGGTCCCGGCCTGGGAAGCCCGAGCGCGGCGCTCAGCAGGTGCGCGCCGAACAGGGGCGGGACTGCGTTGCCCACCTGCTGGGCCTGCGCCGTACCGGACCACGGATAGTCCGGCGGGAAACTCTGCAGCATCCCTGCCTCATTCATGCTGAACCGTGCACCCTCGTAGACGATGCTCTCGGTGAGGTGTTGAAAGACCACGAAGCGGCTGATTTTGCCGGTGACGGTGAAGGCGGGCTGCTGGTCGCCTCGCACGCCTCGTCGCCCGGGGTTGCTGGAGCTGCCGTAGTTGGAGCGAATCAGGAACGGAGTGCGGCGCCCCGGATGTGAGCCCACCGGGTTCGCGAGGACATCTCCCATCGACCTCCAGGGCAGCAGATCCTCGTCGCCTGTTTCCCGGTGCTCATCGGTCCCCGGTTCGGTACCGTCGTAGAGAGTCGGCTGATGGACCTGGCCCGCGGCTTGGTCATGTTCGGTCTTCCCGTTCCTTCGGTTCCATTCCTTGGCTTCGTAGGAATGGTGGGTCGGCGAGGGAAGCGAGGGCTCACCAAGCCCTTCACGCCGAGCGATCAGCACCGCGCGGGACCGCGTCTGCGGGACCCCGTAGGCCTCGGTGTCGAGGACGTCGACGACGACCTTGTACTTGGTCCCGTCGGGGAGCCCTGTCTCCTCCAGCACCTTGGCGTAGTGCTTCCATAGCTCCTCGACCTCGCGGACCTGTTCCAGGACGATGACGTCGTACGGGCGCTTCTCCCGGTTCGGGCTCCGGGTCGCCTGAATGGCATACCGGAGAGGCTCGAGGACCAGCGCGGTGCGTGGATCGCTGAGGCTCTTGAGGTCCTTGTCGATCTCCTCGTCGGGCTCCCCCGCCATCAGCCGTTCCATGTACTCCTTGACCCTGTCCAGGGCCTGGCGCCCGGCGCCGTGGCCGGCCACCGAGTACGTCTGGCACGGAGGGCCACCTGCGAGCACGTTGATCTCTGGCGGCAGCGACTCAAAGGCGTCTCTGCGTACCGCGCTCACGTCGGCGTGGAGGGTGTCCAGCCCCGCCGCGTACCGCGTGAGACACGCACTCTTGTCCCACTCGATGCCGATACTCGGGATGTCGAGCGCGTGCCCGGCGACGTCCAGCCCTCCGGGACCTGCGAAGAGGTCCAGGACGAAAGGCTTGTCGAGGATGGGCTGATGGGACGCCGTGCTGGTCATGTGGCGGAAGTCTAGCCGGCAACGGGGACTGCTGGATCCCCAACCAGCGCTTCGGCTATGGCTTGCCCCAGGGCCGCTCCGACGGGCGGCGGCGTCGCATGCCCGACCTGACGGTATCGAGCGGTCTTGCGTCCGGCGATCTCCCACGTTGCTGGAAAGCCCTGCAACAGCGCCGCCTGCTCAACTGTGATCTTCACCATGTTGTCTCTGCCGAGTTCGGGATCCCATACGAAGTCCGGGCCAGGGACGGTGTCACCCACGGTGTGTGCGTTGACACCCATGGTCGCCCACTTTCGTTTGGCTCCGGTCGGTCCCAGGTCGGCGCCCCCCCGGTTCTTCGAGCCTCCGACCAGTGTCGGAGCCGGCTGATCCGCTTGGGCGGCCCAGCGGGAAGCATCCGTCCATCCTCGTGACGCCATGGTGGGCCCCAACGCGATGCCAACCGTCATCGGCTCCTGAACGGTGGGTGTCGGCGGTCGGAATGCCGCGGCCCACCGCTGCTCGATGGCGACCAAGATGCCTTGCTTGCGGTTCTGCGGCACGCCGAAGTCGACGGCATTGACGACGAACCAACTGAACTCGTATCCCAGGTGGGCCAGTTCGGCCCGGGCGAAGTCACGGAACTCCTGATACTTGTCCGCGTGGGCGAGCCCGGGAACGTTCTCGATGAGCACCGCCCGGGGTCGGATCGCGTGGACGAGGTAGACGGTGGCTTCCAGCAGCCGGACCTCAATATCCGAATCCGCCCGCTTCACGGTCGCACTCGACTTCACCCGGGGCAGTCCCGCCGCGAGGAGGTCCACGTCATAGCTCTCGCGATGATCCTTCGGGTCGAAGCCCAACAGGTCGGTGTGGAGCACGTTCCAGTGCTGCCGATTGGTCCGCAGAGTCTGGACGGCGTCCTCGTCGTCGTCCAGCAGCAGGCGCGGCTCGAACCCCGCCCGCTCCAGCCCGAGGGCGAGCCCGCCCGCACCCGAGCACACGTCCACGAAGGTCAGGCCACTCATGCTTTCCTCCCTTTGGCCCGTTCCGCTCGACGCCGCTCCACGGCCGCCCCCACCCGTACGGCCACATCCTCGGGAGCCTCGTGCTCCCAGAACCGCAGCACCGTCCAGCCCTCGGCGATGAGGTGCTCTGTCGTCTCCCGGTCACGGGCCATGTTCCGGGCGAGCTTGTCACGCCACCACTGCGCGTTGGCCTTCGGCTGCGTCGCGTGCTGCGGGCATCCGTGCCAGAAACAGCCGTCGATCAGGACGGCCACCTTCGCCCCGGTGAACGCCACATCGATCCGGCGCCGCGCCATGCCCGGCACTGGATACTCCACGCGGTAACGCAAGCCCGCCGCATGGAGAAGGCGTCGCACAGCCAGCTCGGCCCTCGTGTCCTTGCTGAGTTGCCGCGACATGCGTGCTGAGACTTCGGGGGATGAGGGGACGGCACCAGGCACATGAACATTCTGCCAGCGTGGAGGTGCGCGCATGGCCCCCCCGTTTGCGCGGAAATCCACTCGCCTGCGATCAGGCGTTGCAGAGGGCCCTCCTCCATGGTGTTGCTATCGGGCCGCCCGCTTCTTGGCCAGTGTCGTGCTTCCGCGGGCCGCGTCAAGGGCGCTGCACTCCGCTGCGCTGCGTTCCGCGTCGGCTGCGCCGATGGCCCTCCGGGCCACCCTTGACCCGGCCCGCTCCAGCACGGGGAAGAAGCGAGCGGGCGGCCCGGAAAGGCGGGTGGCCCAGGTTGGGGGGCGGTGAGGTCGGGTGGGTGGCTGGCCGGGGTTGGGGGCGCGATCGCCCTGGGGGGCGCCGGGCCGGTTCGGCGGCTTGGTGTCGTGGTGGGTGTGCGCCGGCGCGGGATGGCGGCCTTCCGCTTGAGGCGGCGGCGAGGGCTGTCCTAGGTGTACCCGGTCATGACTTTGGTGACAGTCGGCTGATTGGTGGCTGGCCGCCGAGCGCGGTGTGTCGGCGGCCAGTGTTGTAGAACTGCAGCCAGGGTGCGAGTGCGTCGGCGCGTTCGGTGTTGCTGGCAAAGACCTGGTGGTAGGCCCATTCGGCCTGCAGGGTGCGGTTGAAGCGTTCGACCTTGCCGTTGGTCCATGGGCAGTGGGGCCGGGTGAACTTCTGCTGTGCGCCCAGGGTTTGGCAGGCGTCGCGGAAGGAGCCGGAGGTGCGGTAGTTGCGGGCGTTGTCGGTCATCACGCGCTCGATGCGGGCGATGCCGTGGCCGGCGAAGAACGCGGCCGCGCGGGTGAGGAACGCGGCGCAGGTGACGCCTTTCTCGTCGGCCAGGATTTCGGCGTAGGCCAGGCGGGAGTGGTCGTCCACGGCGGCGTGCACGTAGTCGTAGCCGATGCCGCGGCCGCGGACGTCCTCGCTGCGGCCGTGGGCGCGCCAGCCGCCGCCGTCGGGGATTTTGCCGAGCTTCTTCACGTCCACGTGGACCAGGCCGCCTGGCTGGTTGTACTCGTAGCGTGCGGCGCTTTTGCGCACCGCCCGGATGACCTGCCCGGTGAGCGGGTCGCAGGCTGCCAGGGGCGGCATGTGGTGGCGGCGCAGGATCCGGGTCACGGTCCGGGCCGGAACCCCGGTGGCCTCGCTGATCTGCTCGGGTCCCCGGCGCAGGCGTCGGCGGGCCTGAAGAACACGCTCCTCGACCTCGGCCGGCGTGCGTGTGGGGCAGGTGCGGGGGCGGCTGGAGCGATCGTGCAGCCCCGGCCAGCCCTCGACCCGATAGCGATTGACCCAGCGGTGAGCACACTGCCGGGAGACTCCCAGTTCCTTGGCGACGTGCGCGACCGGGCGCCGGTCGAAGACAACGCGACGCACCAGCAGGCATCTGCCGTGAAAGGTCAGCCGGGCATTAGCGTGGGCCACCAGGACCTCCGAGGTGAGTGAAGACGGCAATCTCCACTACGCCCGGAGGTCCCTCCATGATCAACAACCGGTAGCGGGCGTGTCACCAACCTCCCGGCCGAGTACACCTAGGGCGGGCGAGGACCTGCTGAGGCTTCTGATTGAGGCTGGTTCACCCTTTCGAGAACTGCATTGACCTGGCGTTATTACTCTACGTAAGTGATGATTGACGGTGTTGGGTCGTTCAGGATCGTCGCGAGTTCGGTGTGCTGTGCTGCTGGTTTGCGAGGGGGTGGGTGGTGTGTCTGGGGAGGGCGCCGTAGCGGGCGCAGGTGTGGTGTTGTGCGGGGCGTTGGATGAGTGGGTGGCGGGGATTCGGGAGCAGGGGCCGTCGGAGCGGACGGCCGGGCTGTTGGGTGGGCTCGACTGTGGGCAGCTCTCGGCGCGGGGGCAGTTTGATGCGCTGGTGGTGCTGGAGCAGCACTTGTCGTGGTTGCAGGCCAAGCAGGTTGAGGTGCTGGCTGCGATTGCCGCGCATACCGACACCCCGGAGGAGGTCATCCTGGCGGCGGGCGGAAGGCTGGACGATGTCTTCGCTGCTGACTGGGATACGGCCGTGGAGGAAGTCGCCTGTGCGTTGCGGCTGGCCAATCGGACTGCCGCTCGGCGGCTGGAGGCGGCCACCTTGCTCGCCGACCGGCACGAGATCACCACTGGGCTCCTTGGCGCTGGGCAGATCTCTTGCATCCAGGCGCAGACGCTTGCCGAGCAGCTGCGCGTCGTCGATGACAGCGTCGCTGCTCAGGTTGAGCAGGTCATGGCGGTGAAGATGCCCGGCCAGGCGGCCGGGCAGACCCGGGCCGCGTTGCGTCAGGAAGTCCAGCGGGCTGACCCCGACGGGGCCGAGCGGCGTCATCGACAGCGGGTGCGGGAACGCCGGATGCTTCGCCATCCCGACGACGACGGCATGGCCCTCTTTGGGGCCGTGCTGCCCGCCCAGCAGGCCGCGCTCATGGAGCAGGCTGTCGACCGGCGGGCACAGGGCTACGCCGACGACGGGCGAGGTTTGGAGCAGAAGCGGGGCGACGCGCTCTTCGACCTTGTTGTCAATCAGCCCGGGGCAGTGGGTGATTGGGGTACGGGCCCATTACCGCCTCGCAGGCTCGAACGCTCGCCTTCGCGTCGGTTGGCGGCGGTTGCTCACCGCTCTTGAGACCGGGCTGCTCATCAAGACCGACCTCACCACCTACCGGCCGACCGCCGAGACGGAGCAGCATGTGGTCGCCCGGGATCGGTACTGCGCCTTCCCGAGTTGCTGGATGCCTGCGTACCGGTGCGACCTCGACCACATCAGGCCGTTCCCGACGATCTGCAGCCGCTGTGCAGCCGTCATCATCGGCTCAAGACCACCATCCCGGCTGGAAGGTCACTCGGGATGCGCACACCGCGACCACCACCTGGACCGCGCCCACGAGGCCGAGTGGTCAGTTGCCGCCCCGGCTGACACCCCTCCCCTGGGGAGGGAGCCGGCTGTCGTCGCGGCCCCGTCGGCTACTGGGGCTCCGCCCCGTGGCAGTCGTCATACGCCCGCCCCGACCCACACCAACACCCCGCCCCCCGCTGCGGCGGCCAAGCCGCAGCCCGCCCGCGTGCCGCCAGCGTCGTCGCATACTGCGGTAGCAGTGCCGCGTCCGCCGGGGACGCGCCCTCCGAAGCGGCGAACGCCTCGTACGACGGCACCGTCCCCGTCACGATGCCGAGGTTCGGGGTGCCGGAGGAGGACAGTTCCCGTAGGGAGGCCTCTATCGTCGCCAGGTGCTCCTCGTGGGAGGGGTACTCGGTGGACAGGGACGGGTACGCCGTCACCAGCTCTGTCAGCTCGTCCGCCGTCCAGTGCAGGACGGCCACCGGGAACGGGCGGGACAGGGCCTCCCGGTACGCGCCCAGTTCCGCCCGCAGGCGCGAGATCTCCGCCTCCAGTTCCGCCGGGTTGTCCGAGCCCAGGGACCACACGCGCTTCGGGTCGTGGAGTTCGTCCAGGGAGACCGGCATCGAGTGCAGGGTGTCCGCGAAGGTGTCCCACTCGTCATGGGGTGCGCCCAGCATGCGGCGTACGCGATGGCGGCCGAACAGCAGCGGATGCGTTGAGTACGGGGGCTCCGACACGTCCGTCAGGAGGAGGCGCACACCCTGTGTGAAGGTCTCCTGTGCCTGTTCCAGCTCGTCGTGGGACTCCAGCGACTCCGCGACGATCACCCAGGGGGCGGGGTCCCGCGGGGAGGCCGCTCGGACGCCGTCGATGATCGCGCGGGCCTCCGCCTCGTGGCCGTACTCCCAGAGGTTCGAGGCCTTCAGGGCCCGTACCAGGTGGGGGTTGTCCAGGGACTTGGACGACGACAGCAGGCGGTCGTAGAGCGCGGTCGCGGCGGGGCGGTCGCCGGACAGTTCCAGGTGGGCCGCGGCCCGCAGGAGCAGGGCCTCGGCGTCCTCCGGGTAGAGGCCGGCGGTTCGCTCCAGGCGTGCCGCCTCGGCGGTGTGGTCGACGTTTTCGGCAGGCGTGTCGGGGCGCATGGGGGACACGGTACTGCCCAGGGGTGGCGGAGCGGAGAACAGAGGGGAGAAGAGAGGGCGGATATTGGCTGGTCGAGGTGGTTGTTCGTCTGGGGCCTTCCCTTCCCTTTCCTTCCCTCCCCGCCCCTTCACTTGCCTTCCATCCCATCTCGCCTCGCTCCTCCTCTCCTCTCCTCTCCTCTCCTCAGATCACCACCCCATCGATCTGCAGCGTCTGCACCGCCTTCGCCGCGAACGGCACCGCCACCGACTTTCCGCTCAGGTATGTGTTCGTGTACGACCGGTACCGGTCGCCGCCCGTCGTCACCGTGTTCCAGCGGGGGACCAAGCCGCCCGAGCCGCCCGAAACCGTTGCGAATCTCGACAGGTCGAACGTCAGGGTCTGGGCCGACGTCGACGTGTTCACCGCGACGATCACCAGGCGGCGTGCCGACGCGTCGTAGGCCGCTGCCGCGTAGCTCACGCCCGTGTCGAGGAGCCGCATGCCGGGGCGGATGTGACGGCTGAACTGGGCCATTACGTAGTACTTGGTCTGGATTGTCGTGGGCTGGAGGGTGTTGGGGTCGTACGCGATCATCGCCCAGCCGGTCGACGGGTCCATGACCTGCCAGTAGCACCAGGCCGTCGGGTGCAGCCAGCGGAAGTCGTAGCAGAGGTTCGACGCCATGGTCAGGCCCGTGCCGTCGCTGTCGCCCGTCTCCGAGTTCCAGAGCTTCTTGCCGGAGGTGGTGACCACGTCCGTGTAGAGGAGGTCCCTGCGGCCGCCCGAGCCCTGGTAGCCGTGCACGTTGACCTGGTTCACCAGGGCCTTCGTCGACGCCCCGAAAGATGCCCACGTCGAGCGGGCCGTGTCGTAGTTCGTCTCGTCGGAGGCCGAGATGCGTACGCCCGTCAGGCCGCGCTTGTCCAACTCGCTGCGCATGTACGGGAGTACGGCCGCCTGGACCGCCGGGTCCATGTGGCAGCCCTCCTGGGTGCCGGTGGCGGTCCACCACGAGGACGCCGGTTCGTTGAAGGGATCGACCGTCGCGAAGTTCACGCCCCAGTTGTTCCTGGCGTACAGCGCTGTCGCCGCCAGGTGTGACGCGTGCTGGCGGTAGTTCCAGGTCTGGAGGTTGTTGCCGCCGCCCGATGCCCCGGACGGGTTGTGGTTGTTGCACATCCACCACATCGGGGAGTTGGCGAACAGCTCCGTCGTCGCGCCGCGCTGTGTCGCCTTCACCAGCATCGCGCGCTGGGTCGCGTCCGCCGTCCAGTCCCAGGCCGAGGAGGTGGGGTCCTCGTTGTTCCAGTTCTGCCAGAAGCCCTCGATCTGCTTGAAGCCGGGGATGTTCGGCGACTCGACCATCGTCTCGCCGTTCACGCTGTTCCAGCTGCACGCGCCGAGGTTGTAGCGGGCGATGTTGAGGCCCAGGCCGGGGAGAGACGTGCCGTTGTAGGTCACCGAGTTGGTGGTGAAGAAGAGGTCGGCGAAGTCGTTCCGGTCGCCGAAGACGTTGGCCCACCAGGCCAGGGAGGTGCCCCAGCCCTCCCAGGTGCCGTAGGACGTGCCGGGGTTGACGGCGATGGTGGCGTCCGCGTGTGCGGTGCCCGTCGCCAGGGCGCTGCCGAGGAGTGCACCGCCTGTCGCCGCCAGCAGAGTTCTGCGTCGGATCATGACTTCTCCGCTTCGCTCAACGGCCGGTCGTCGTCGAACCGGCGTCACGGCCTGTCCCGCTGATGCCGACAGGAAGCATCGGGTGTGGCGCATGAGGTTGTCGAGGGTTCCGACAGCCCTTTCTCAAACCTGTGGAAGAAGGCGGGAGGAGCGGAAGAGGGGAGCGGGGAGGGGGCGGAGGGGGGAGCGGGGAGGGGGCGGAGGGGGCGGACGTACGCGGTTCTGACACCCGCCGCGTGCGCATGGGTCTGGAGACCTCGCGCCCCTGCCCCTATCGTGCGGGCGGCCCCGTCGGCCCCGGTGAAGGAGGCTCACGGATGGTGCGGGTTCGCGTCGTGCGGCACAGCGGGCTGCGGCGGCGTGCGCTGCGGCGGCGCGCGCTGTGGGGTGGCGGGGAACTGCTCGTCACCGTCGGGGTGGTGCTTCTGCTGCTGGTCGTGCATCAGGTGTGGTGGACCAACCGGGAGGCCAGGGCGGGGGCCGAGCGGGAGGTCCGGGCGCTGGAGCGGGCCTGGGACGGCGCCGCCGGCGATCCCGGAACGCCGCCCGTACCGGCGGCCACGGACACGGACACGGCCGCGCCCGCTCCCTCGCCCGAGCCCTCCGCCGGCACCCGGCGCCGGTCCGCCGTCGCGCCGGCACCGCGGCCCGACTGGTCCCGGGCCTACGCCATCCTCACCATCCCCCGCCTCAACCTCCGCGTCCCCATCGCCGAGGGCATCAGCAAGAGCGGCGTCCTCAACAAGGGCTACGTCGGCCACTACCCCGGCACCCAACAGCCGGGCCAGGCCGGCAACTTCGCCCTCGCCGGGCACCGCAACACCCACGGTGAGCCCTTCCGGTACATCAACCGGCTCGCGCCCAGGGACACGGTGCGGGTCGAGACACGGAGCGCCACGTACACGTATGCCGTCGACCAGACGCTGGCGCAGACCGCCGCCCACGACGGGAGCGTCATCCGGCCGATCCCGCGCTCCACCGTCAAGCCGGGCCATGGATACGACGACCCCGGCTACTACCTCACCCTCACCACCTGCACACCCGAGTACACGTCGAAGTACCGGCTGGTGGTGTGGGGCAAGCTTGTGTCCATGCGGCCCCGGTGACCCCTGTTCACCCATCGCGTCCGAGCCGGCGGGACGGATCCTGTATAACGAAGGAGCGAAAGAACGAAAGAGCGAGAGAACGAACGTCAGGGCGAGCCGCACGAAGGGAGGGAACGCCGATGATCCGCAGCCTGGCCCATCTGCGTCCCGCCGCCGCGCTGGTGCTGCTCTTCCTCGAGATCACTCTGCTCGACACCGGCAGCCTCTCCGCGACCGTCGCCCTCGCGGCGACCGCCGCCGCGGGTTCCGCGTTCGCCGTCTGCTCCCTCCTCGCCTCGCGTGCCGCGCCCGCCGTGGCGCCCACCCGGGTGCGTACGGCCATCCGTGACCGGGCCCGCCGTACGGCCTTCCTGCCGCAACGCGACCCCGACGCCTCAGGCCGGCCACGGCCCAGGGCACCCGGGCGCGCCCTCCCGGCGACCGTCGCGTAGGGCACCCACCAGTGCAGCTCAGCTCATACGTGTGACCCGCGCGGGTCGTCATGCCGCCATGCCGCTTCCCGGCATTCCCGTTCCGGCACGACGAGACCCCGGAGGGCTCACCCATGTCTGTTTTCGCCGACCTTGTTCAGAAGCTGGCCGAGCTGCTCGACCCGCTGTTCGGCGCTTCCGCGGCCGCCGCCGCGATCGTCCTGTTCACCGCCTTCGTACGACTGCTCGTGCATCCGCTGTCCCGGGCCGCCGCGCGCGGGCAGAAGGCGCGGGCCGAGCTGCAGCCGAAGATCGCCGAGCTGCGGAAGAAGCACGGCAAGAACCCCGAACGGCTCCAGCGGGCCGTGCTGGAGCTGCACGCCGAGGAGAAGGTGTCGCCGCTGGCCGGCTGTCTGCCGGGGCTGTTCCAGCTGCCCGCCTTCTTCCTCCTCTACCACCTGTTCTCGAACACGACGATCGGCGGCAAGGCGAACGAACTGCTCACCCACCAGCTGTTCGCCGCGCCCCTCGGGGACCGGTGGGCCGATGCGCTGACCGGTGCCGGGGGCGGGCTGTTCGGCGGGGCGGGGGTGGTGTACCTGGGGCTGTTCGCGATTGTCGCGGCCGTTGCCACCTTCAACTATCTGCGGACCAAGCGGATGATGGCGGCCGGCAGCCCGGTGCCCGCGGGCGAGGGGGAGCAGCTGCCCGGGCTCGGCGCCGTCACCAAGGTCATGCCGTTCATGTCCTTCTTCACGCTGGTCACCGTGGCGGTGGTGCCGCTGGCCGCCGCCCTGTACGTGGTGACCAGCACGACGTGGAGCGCGCTGGAGCGGGCCGCGCTGTATCGCTGACCTACGGTCTGTCGCTGATCCACGGTCCAGTACGTGAACCGGGTATTGCGGACCGGCCGTGGACCTTGGAGGATCGACCAGTCCTCCGATGGCTGCACACATCGGTGGGCGCCCCGCGATCGAGGGAGATTGTGATCATGAAGCTGCTGCGAGTCGGTACGGCGGGAGCGGAGACGCCCGCGCTGCTCGACGCCGAGGGGGGCCTGCGGGACCTCTCCGGTGTCGTGCCGGACATCGACGGAGCGCTGCTTGCCGACGACACCGCGCTGGAGCGGATCCGTACGGCCGCCGAGGCCGGGGAGCTGCCCGCGCTGGATGCCACGGGGTTGCGTGTCGGGCCGCCGCTCGCGCGGATCGGCAAGATCGTGTGCATCGGGCTGAACTACCACGACCACGCCCGCGAGACCGGCGCCGAGCCGCCCGCCGAGCCGGTCGTCTTCTTCAAGGCCGCGGACACCGTCGTGGGCCCCCATGACACGGTGCTGGTCCCGAGGCGGTCGACGAAGACCGACTGGGAGGTCGAGCTCGCCGTCGTCATCGGGCGTACGGCCCGCTATGTGGACTCGGCCGAGGAGGCGCTCGCGCATGTCGCCGGGTACGCGGTGGCGCACGACGTGTCCGAGCGGGAGTTCCAGATCGAGCGGGGCGGGACCTGGGACAAGGGCAAGAACTGCGAGACGTTCAACCCGCTCGGGCCCTGGCTGGTGACGGCGGACGAGGTCCCCGATCCGCAGGACCTGTCGCTGCGGCTGTGGGTCAACGGTGAGCTGAAGCAGGACGGGACGACCGCGGAGCAGATCTTCCCGGTGGGGGAGGTCGTGCGGTACGTCAGCCAGTTCATGACGCTGTATCCCGGTGACGTCATCAACACGGGGACGCCGGCGGGGGTGGCCATGGGGCGGCCCGAGCCGAAGCCGTATCTGCGGGCCGGGGATGTCGTCGAGCTGGAGATCGAGGGGCTCGGCCGGCAGCGGCAGGTGTTCAAGGACGCGTGAGCGCTCCGCCGGGAGGTCCGGGGAACCGCGGAGTGTTCGTCATCCGCGGGTAGTACGTGGTCGCTCGCGCCCACGCGGCGGGGCCGCACAGTGACACGGCCCCGCGCCCGGCCCCGCGCCGCCGAAGACAAGGGCGTTGCCCTAGCCCTTGCTCAAGAACTCCTCCACCGCCTCCACCACCATCCGGTGGTCCTCGAGCTGCGGCAGCCCGCTCACCGTCACCGACCCGATGACCCCGACCCCCTCGACGTTGATCGGGACCGAGCCGCCGTGGGCCGCGTAGGTGTCGGGGTCGAGGCGGGAGGAGTCCTCGAACGTCGTGCCCTTGGCGCGGAAGCGGGCGCCGACGATGTAGGAGGAGGTGCCGTAGCGCTCCACCACCCGGCGCTTGCGGGCGATCCAGGCGTCGTTGTCCGGGGTGGAGCCGGGCAGCGCCGCGTGGAAGAGCTGCTGGCCGGCCCGGTGGATGTCGATGGCGACCGGGGCCTGGCGCTCGCGGGCCTTGTCGACCAGCAGCGAGCCCAGGGCCCAGGCGTCGTCGTGGGTGAACCGGCCGAAGACCAGGCGGCGTTCCTGGGCCTCCAGCTCCTCCAGGGTCGGGGTGAGCTCCGGGTGGAACCTCGGGGTGAGTTCCGGGTTGTGCGTCTGATGCGACTGGTTGTGCGTCACAGCGTCACCACCACTCCGTCGTGTGCCGAACGGCGGGCCGCCTCCAGTACGTCGAGCGCGGCGGCCGCCTCCAGGGCGGTCACCGGGTTGGGGCCGCCGGCCGGCAGTGCCTTTGCCACGGCCGCATAGTAAGCGGGGTAGTCGCCGGGGAGGGTGGGTTCGACGCGGCCGCCTCCCGTCACCGGGGACTCGCCGGAGCCGATCCGACCCCACAGCGACTCCGGCTCCACGCCCCAGTCCGCACCCGCGCCGGGCCGCCGCCCCTCGCGCAGCGCCGCCTCCTGCGGGTCCAGGCCGTACTTGACGTAGCCCGCCTTCGAGCCCAGCACGCGGAAGCGGGGGCCGAGTTGGGCGGTCGTGGCGGAGGCGTACAGGTGGGAGCGGACGCCGTTCGCGTGGGTCAGCGCGATGAAGGTGTCGTCGTCGGTCTGCGCGCCGGAGCGGCGGACGGCGGCCTCGGCGTACACCTGTGTGACGGGGCCGAAGAGGACCAGCGCCTGGTCGACGAGATGGCTGCCGAGGTCGTACAGCAGACCTCCGATCTCTGCCGGGTCGCCGGACTCCCGCCAGCCGCCCTTGAGCTGCGGGCGCCAGCGTTCGAAGCGGGACTCGAAGCGCCATACGTCGCCCAGCTCGCCCTCGGCCAGGAGCTTACGGAGGGTCAGGAAGTCGTTGTCCCAACGGCGGTTCTGGAAGACGGACAGCAGCAGGCCGCGCTCCTCGGCGAGCGCCGCCAGCTCGCGCGCCTCGGCCGCGGTGCCGGCGATCGGCTTGTCCACGACGACCGGGAGGCCCGCCTTGAGGGCCGCCGTCGCGAGCGGGACGTGCGTCTTGTTGGGGGACGCGACGACGAGCAGGTCGAGGTCGCCGGCGCGGGCGAGCAGCTCGTCGGGCGTGGCGACGACGCGTACGTCCGGGTGCTCGGCGAGGGCCTGCTTCCGCCGCTCGGGGTTCGACGTGACCACCGTGTCCAGGGCGAGCCCTTCGGTGGTGGTGATCAGCGGAGCGTGGAAGACGGAGCCGGCCAGGCC
It encodes:
- a CDS encoding fumarylacetoacetate hydrolase family protein, producing the protein MKLLRVGTAGAETPALLDAEGGLRDLSGVVPDIDGALLADDTALERIRTAAEAGELPALDATGLRVGPPLARIGKIVCIGLNYHDHARETGAEPPAEPVVFFKAADTVVGPHDTVLVPRRSTKTDWEVELAVVIGRTARYVDSAEEALAHVAGYAVAHDVSEREFQIERGGTWDKGKNCETFNPLGPWLVTADEVPDPQDLSLRLWVNGELKQDGTTAEQIFPVGEVVRYVSQFMTLYPGDVINTGTPAGVAMGRPEPKPYLRAGDVVELEIEGLGRQRQVFKDA
- a CDS encoding DUF6412 domain-containing protein: MIRSLAHLRPAAALVLLFLEITLLDTGSLSATVALAATAAAGSAFAVCSLLASRAAPAVAPTRVRTAIRDRARRTAFLPQRDPDASGRPRPRAPGRALPATVA
- a CDS encoding class E sortase, with the protein product MVRVRVVRHSGLRRRALRRRALWGGGELLVTVGVVLLLLVVHQVWWTNREARAGAEREVRALERAWDGAAGDPGTPPVPAATDTDTAAPAPSPEPSAGTRRRSAVAPAPRPDWSRAYAILTIPRLNLRVPIAEGISKSGVLNKGYVGHYPGTQQPGQAGNFALAGHRNTHGEPFRYINRLAPRDTVRVETRSATYTYAVDQTLAQTAAHDGSVIRPIPRSTVKPGHGYDDPGYYLTLTTCTPEYTSKYRLVVWGKLVSMRPR
- a CDS encoding heme-degrading domain-containing protein, yielding MTHNQSHQTHNPELTPRFHPELTPTLEELEAQERRLVFGRFTHDDAWALGSLLVDKARERQAPVAIDIHRAGQQLFHAALPGSTPDNDAWIARKRRVVERYGTSSYIVGARFRAKGTTFEDSSRLDPDTYAAHGGSVPINVEGVGVIGSVTVSGLPQLEDHRMVVEAVEEFLSKG
- a CDS encoding glycoside hydrolase, which encodes MIRRRTLLAATGGALLGSALATGTAHADATIAVNPGTSYGTWEGWGTSLAWWANVFGDRNDFADLFFTTNSVTYNGTSLPGLGLNIARYNLGACSWNSVNGETMVESPNIPGFKQIEGFWQNWNNEDPTSSAWDWTADATQRAMLVKATQRGATTELFANSPMWWMCNNHNPSGASGGGNNLQTWNYRQHASHLAATALYARNNWGVNFATVDPFNEPASSWWTATGTQEGCHMDPAVQAAVLPYMRSELDKRGLTGVRISASDETNYDTARSTWASFGASTKALVNQVNVHGYQGSGGRRDLLYTDVVTTSGKKLWNSETGDSDGTGLTMASNLCYDFRWLHPTAWCYWQVMDPSTGWAMIAYDPNTLQPTTIQTKYYVMAQFSRHIRPGMRLLDTGVSYAAAAYDASARRLVIVAVNTSTSAQTLTFDLSRFATVSGGSGGLVPRWNTVTTGGDRYRSYTNTYLSGKSVAVPFAAKAVQTLQIDGVVI
- a CDS encoding Gfo/Idh/MocA family protein produces the protein MTGTPGTTATPLRVGLVGYGLAGSVFHAPLITTTEGLALDTVVTSNPERRKQALAEHPDVRVVATPDELLARAGDLDLLVVASPNKTHVPLATAALKAGLPVVVDKPIAGTAAEARELAALAEERGLLLSVFQNRRWDNDFLTLRKLLAEGELGDVWRFESRFERWRPQLKGGWRESGDPAEIGGLLYDLGSHLVDQALVLFGPVTQVYAEAAVRRSGAQTDDDTFIALTHANGVRSHLYASATTAQLGPRFRVLGSKAGYVKYGLDPQEAALREGRRPGAGADWGVEPESLWGRIGSGESPVTGGGRVEPTLPGDYPAYYAAVAKALPAGGPNPVTALEAAAALDVLEAARRSAHDGVVVTL
- a CDS encoding YidC/Oxa1 family membrane protein insertase, which gives rise to MSVFADLVQKLAELLDPLFGASAAAAAIVLFTAFVRLLVHPLSRAAARGQKARAELQPKIAELRKKHGKNPERLQRAVLELHAEEKVSPLAGCLPGLFQLPAFFLLYHLFSNTTIGGKANELLTHQLFAAPLGDRWADALTGAGGGLFGGAGVVYLGLFAIVAAVATFNYLRTKRMMAAGSPVPAGEGEQLPGLGAVTKVMPFMSFFTLVTVAVVPLAAALYVVTSTTWSALERAALYR